In Rubrivirga marina, the following are encoded in one genomic region:
- the cysN gene encoding sulfate adenylyltransferase subunit CysN translates to MDLLRFTTAGSVDDGKSTLIGRLLYDSKSIFEDQLEAVSEASRARGTDDDGVPDLALLTDGLRAEREQGITIDVAYRYFATPRRKFIIADTPGHVQYTRNMVTGASTADLAIILVDARRGVQTQSKRHGFLASLLGIPRLVVAINKMDLVDYAEEAYDAVVEEYTAFSAKLGVHDVRFVPVSALKGDNVVERSEHMDWYEGPTLLYLLETINVAADRNLVDFRFPVQTVIRPHQDFRGLAGTVASGEVRPGDAVLALPSGRESRILSVTTFDGEQPRAAAGEPVVIELTDDLDVSRGDMLVRTGNLPTVASAVDAMVCWMSETPLEPGRHYLLRHTTREVKVFVDEIVYRVDVDTLHRQPAAALGLNDIARVRLTTAAPIFFDPYAINRKTGGFILIDPYSNGTVAAGMIRGAAQDPDDVAREAARLDGQAPPVAPPSGDGRGAGSPVLARPSSPDVVWEADDVPLAEREAHNGWRAGVVWLTGLSGSGKTTIARHVERRLQAAGVQTVRLDGDALRHGLNGDLGFDAADRAEAVRRTGEVARLLVDQGLVVLCALVSPSAADRARVRALVPEGRFLEVYVEVDVETARARDPKGLYARADRGEIEGFTGVSAPYEPPPAPDVVLPTASASIEASVETLWRRLVEAGIAPG, encoded by the coding sequence ATGGACCTCCTCCGGTTCACGACGGCCGGGAGCGTCGACGACGGGAAGAGCACGCTGATCGGCCGGCTCCTCTACGACTCGAAGTCGATCTTCGAGGACCAGCTCGAGGCCGTCTCGGAGGCCTCGCGGGCCCGGGGGACCGACGACGACGGGGTCCCCGACCTCGCGCTGCTGACGGACGGGCTGAGGGCCGAGCGGGAGCAGGGGATCACGATCGACGTGGCGTACCGGTACTTCGCGACGCCGCGGCGGAAGTTCATCATCGCCGACACGCCGGGCCACGTCCAGTACACGCGGAACATGGTCACGGGGGCCTCGACGGCCGACCTCGCGATCATCCTGGTCGACGCCCGACGCGGCGTCCAGACCCAGTCGAAGCGGCACGGCTTCCTGGCGTCGCTCTTGGGCATCCCCCGCCTCGTGGTCGCCATCAACAAGATGGACCTCGTCGACTACGCCGAGGAGGCCTACGACGCCGTGGTGGAGGAGTACACCGCGTTCTCGGCCAAGCTCGGCGTCCACGACGTCCGGTTCGTGCCGGTCTCGGCGCTCAAGGGCGACAACGTCGTCGAGCGGAGCGAGCACATGGACTGGTACGAGGGCCCGACGCTGCTCTACCTCCTCGAAACGATCAACGTCGCGGCCGACCGCAACCTCGTCGACTTCCGGTTCCCCGTCCAGACCGTCATCCGGCCGCACCAGGACTTCCGCGGGCTCGCTGGGACCGTCGCGTCGGGAGAGGTCCGGCCGGGCGACGCCGTCCTCGCCCTCCCGTCGGGCCGCGAGAGCCGGATCCTGAGCGTGACCACCTTCGACGGCGAGCAGCCTCGGGCGGCCGCCGGCGAGCCCGTCGTGATCGAGCTGACGGACGACCTTGACGTCTCGCGCGGCGACATGCTCGTCCGCACGGGGAACCTCCCGACGGTCGCGAGCGCCGTCGACGCCATGGTGTGCTGGATGAGCGAGACGCCCCTCGAGCCCGGCCGCCACTACCTCCTCCGCCACACGACCCGCGAGGTGAAGGTCTTCGTCGACGAGATCGTCTACCGGGTCGACGTCGACACGCTGCACCGCCAGCCGGCCGCCGCGCTCGGGCTCAACGACATCGCGCGCGTCCGCCTCACGACGGCGGCCCCGATCTTCTTTGACCCCTACGCCATCAACCGGAAGACCGGCGGGTTCATCCTCATCGACCCCTACTCGAACGGGACGGTCGCGGCCGGCATGATCCGCGGCGCTGCGCAAGACCCCGACGACGTCGCTCGGGAGGCCGCGCGCCTCGACGGACAGGCACCCCCGGTGGCGCCCCCGAGCGGCGACGGGCGCGGCGCGGGCTCGCCGGTCCTCGCGAGGCCGTCCTCCCCGGACGTCGTGTGGGAGGCGGACGACGTGCCGCTGGCGGAACGCGAGGCGCACAATGGCTGGCGTGCGGGGGTCGTCTGGCTCACGGGCCTCTCGGGCTCAGGCAAGACGACGATCGCCCGACACGTCGAGCGGCGTCTCCAGGCGGCCGGCGTCCAGACGGTCCGGCTCGACGGCGACGCCCTCCGCCACGGGCTCAACGGCGACCTTGGCTTCGACGCGGCCGACCGCGCCGAGGCCGTCCGCCGCACGGGCGAGGTCGCCCGTCTGCTGGTGGACCAGGGGCTCGTCGTCCTGTGCGCGCTCGTCTCGCCGTCGGCGGCCGACCGCGCCCGGGTCCGGGCGCTCGTCCCGGAGGGCCGCTTCCTCGAGGTCTACGTCGAGGTCGACGTGGAGACCGCGCGAGCGCGTGACCCGAAGGGCCTCTACGCCCGCGCGGACCGCGGCGAGATCGAGGGGTTCACCGGCGTCTCGGCCCCGTACGAGCCGCCGCCCGCTCCCGACGTGGTCCTCCCCACCGCGTCGGCCTCGATCGAGGCGTCGGTCGAGACGCTCTGGCGGCGACTCGTCGAGGCCGGCATCGCCCCGGGGTAA
- the cysD gene encoding sulfate adenylyltransferase subunit CysD → MLAPAPSAPARLAASPSSHLRTLEAEAIHVMREVAAQFERPALLFSGGKDSILMVHLARKAFHPGPVPFPLLHVDTGHNFPETLAFRDALVAGLGLRLEVASVQGAIDAGRVVEETGPEASRNGLQIVPLLDALAEHRFDAAFGGGRRDEEKARAKERFFSARDRFGQWDPKNQRPELWDLYNGHRHVGETFRVFPLSNWTEMDVWQYVALEGVGLPALYFAHERDVFERGGTLLAVTEFAGPQAGEAVRRETVRFRTVGDATCTGAVRSTASTLPEVIREVAAARQTERGGRHDDKRSEAAMEDRKKQGYF, encoded by the coding sequence ATGCTCGCTCCCGCCCCGTCCGCGCCCGCCCGCTTGGCGGCCTCGCCGTCTTCCCACCTCCGGACGCTCGAGGCGGAGGCGATCCACGTCATGCGCGAGGTGGCCGCCCAGTTCGAGCGGCCGGCCCTCCTGTTCTCCGGCGGGAAGGACTCGATCCTCATGGTCCACCTCGCCCGGAAGGCGTTCCACCCCGGGCCCGTCCCGTTCCCGCTCCTCCACGTCGACACGGGCCACAACTTCCCCGAGACCCTCGCCTTCCGCGACGCCCTCGTCGCCGGGCTCGGGCTCCGGCTCGAGGTCGCCTCCGTCCAGGGGGCCATCGACGCCGGCCGCGTCGTCGAGGAGACGGGGCCGGAGGCCTCCCGGAACGGGCTCCAGATCGTCCCGCTCCTCGACGCCCTCGCCGAGCACCGGTTCGACGCGGCGTTCGGGGGCGGGCGGCGCGACGAGGAGAAGGCCCGGGCGAAGGAGCGGTTCTTCTCGGCCCGCGACCGGTTCGGCCAGTGGGACCCGAAGAACCAGCGGCCCGAGCTCTGGGACCTCTACAACGGGCACCGCCACGTCGGCGAGACGTTCCGGGTGTTCCCGCTCTCGAACTGGACGGAGATGGACGTGTGGCAGTACGTGGCGCTCGAGGGCGTCGGGCTCCCCGCGCTCTACTTCGCCCACGAGCGGGACGTGTTCGAGCGGGGGGGGACGCTCCTCGCCGTGACGGAGTTCGCCGGGCCCCAGGCCGGCGAGGCCGTGAGGCGGGAGACCGTCCGGTTCCGGACGGTCGGCGACGCGACGTGCACGGGGGCCGTCCGGAGCACGGCGTCGACGCTCCCGGAGGTCATCCGGGAGGTGGCCGCGGCGCGGCAGACGGAGCGGGGGGGGCGCCACGACGACAAGCGGTCGGAGGCGGCCATGGAGGACCGGAAGAAGCAGGGCTATTTCTAG
- a CDS encoding SLC13 family permease yields MGGLTWAAWATLAVVGAMLYALVRDLARADLVLVGAVGVLVALGVLSPQDAFAGFANPAVIAVASLFVLAAGVQNTGALGFADRALFPRQGGLTRSVAQMGGLLGVMSAVLNNTPIVAMVTPRAQAWCERAGIPPSKVLMFVAYSTTVGGTLTLIGTSTNLVVTGRMAEAGLEPLGMFTQTPVALPAALAALAVMALVSHRFLPGRRAGDGPVGDGLGRCLFEVRVPTGSPLVGQTIEEAGLRSLETAYLVHLRRDDDLVPATPESALRAGDTLTFQGSARALDGLLDRPGLARAVEPVSTPLLETLPLYEAVVAESSSLVGRTLREAEFRERYGGVVLAIQRADDALTGRLGRTPLHSGDLLVVEAANGFEKEWNARRDEFYLVAPRRPERPRPQPRKAPLALAILGTVIALAAAGIVPIDRAAFVGALAMIATRCLRGRDAREAVQLPTLVVIAMALGVGKALETTGLAVTFADAVVGVAGPAGPFGVLMALYLVTVVLTELITNNAAAALMIGMGLEAAAQAGVSPTVFGVAIALAASSGFLTPFGYQTNLMVMSAGGYRFADYVRAGAPVSLVYSATALLTMKLLWF; encoded by the coding sequence ATGGGCGGCCTGACCTGGGCGGCCTGGGCGACGCTCGCCGTCGTCGGGGCCATGCTCTACGCGCTCGTCCGCGACCTCGCCCGGGCCGACCTCGTCCTCGTCGGAGCCGTCGGCGTCCTCGTGGCCCTCGGCGTGCTCTCCCCGCAGGACGCCTTCGCGGGGTTCGCCAACCCGGCCGTCATCGCCGTGGCCTCGCTGTTCGTCCTGGCGGCAGGCGTCCAGAACACCGGTGCCCTTGGCTTCGCCGATCGGGCCCTGTTCCCGCGGCAGGGCGGCCTGACGCGATCCGTCGCCCAGATGGGAGGCCTCCTCGGCGTCATGTCGGCCGTCCTCAACAACACGCCGATCGTCGCGATGGTCACGCCGCGTGCGCAGGCGTGGTGCGAACGGGCGGGCATCCCGCCCTCGAAGGTTCTCATGTTCGTGGCCTACTCCACGACCGTCGGTGGGACGCTCACGCTCATCGGTACGAGCACGAACCTCGTCGTGACCGGTCGGATGGCCGAGGCCGGCCTCGAGCCCCTCGGCATGTTCACTCAGACGCCAGTGGCCCTGCCGGCGGCCCTCGCCGCCCTCGCCGTGATGGCGCTCGTCAGCCACCGCTTCCTCCCCGGCCGCCGGGCCGGGGACGGCCCCGTCGGCGACGGACTCGGCCGCTGCCTCTTCGAGGTTCGCGTGCCCACGGGCTCGCCTCTCGTGGGCCAGACGATCGAAGAGGCCGGGCTCCGCTCGCTCGAGACGGCCTACCTCGTCCACCTTCGCCGCGACGACGACCTCGTCCCCGCGACGCCCGAGTCCGCCCTCCGTGCCGGCGACACCCTCACCTTCCAGGGGAGCGCGCGGGCGCTCGACGGGCTCCTCGACCGGCCCGGCCTCGCCCGCGCTGTCGAGCCCGTCTCCACCCCGCTCCTCGAGACGCTCCCCCTCTACGAGGCCGTCGTCGCCGAGTCGTCGTCGCTCGTGGGGAGAACGCTCCGGGAGGCCGAGTTCCGCGAGCGCTACGGCGGCGTGGTCCTCGCCATCCAGCGGGCCGACGACGCCCTCACGGGCCGCCTCGGCCGCACGCCGCTCCACTCCGGCGACCTCCTGGTGGTCGAGGCGGCGAACGGGTTCGAGAAGGAGTGGAACGCGCGCCGCGACGAGTTCTACCTCGTGGCCCCCCGCCGGCCCGAGCGCCCACGACCTCAGCCCCGGAAGGCCCCACTGGCGCTGGCCATTCTCGGCACCGTCATCGCGCTGGCCGCCGCCGGCATCGTCCCCATCGACCGGGCGGCGTTTGTCGGGGCCCTCGCCATGATCGCGACCCGATGCCTCCGAGGACGCGACGCGCGCGAGGCCGTCCAACTCCCGACGCTCGTCGTCATCGCGATGGCGCTCGGGGTTGGGAAGGCCCTCGAGACCACGGGCCTCGCGGTCACCTTCGCCGACGCCGTCGTCGGGGTGGCAGGCCCTGCCGGCCCGTTCGGCGTCCTCATGGCGCTCTACCTGGTGACGGTCGTCCTGACCGAGCTCATCACGAACAACGCCGCCGCCGCGCTCATGATCGGGATGGGTCTGGAGGCGGCCGCTCAGGCGGGCGTCTCGCCCACCGTCTTCGGCGTCGCCATCGCGCTCGCGGCCTCGTCCGGCTTCCTCACGCCGTTCGGCTACCAGACCAACCTCATGGTCATGTCCGCCGGCGGCTACCGCTTCGCCGACTACGTCCGCGCCGGCGCGCCGGTCTCGCTCGTCTACAGCGCGACCGCTCTCCTCACCATGAAGCTGCTCTGGTTTTGA
- a CDS encoding 3'(2'),5'-bisphosphate nucleotidase CysQ family protein, giving the protein MTDRRPGPPVELVRRLATAGGAIALAHYGHAAPLGDDALAAARAAAEAYLRDRLARLPPGVPVVSADAVQERHESAHQWWCVDPLGGSAEFLQRTGAFTVDVALIERGRPVLGVVVAPAWGRAYAAARGRGAHRVDGDGPPVPIRIRHADPRRLTVAVGSSSERPPAADLALRLYMGGVRVTSRRAGSSLPFCLVAEGAADLAPRAAQTPAWGMAAAQAILEAAGGRLTDLAGRPLAYSMSAPSAPAIVGSGDPDLDWHQYVSAPVQATSLAPPPPVWAA; this is encoded by the coding sequence ATGACGGACCGCCGCCCGGGGCCGCCCGTCGAACTCGTCCGCCGCCTCGCGACGGCCGGCGGCGCGATCGCCCTCGCCCACTACGGCCATGCCGCGCCGCTCGGGGACGACGCCCTCGCGGCGGCCCGAGCCGCCGCCGAGGCCTACCTCCGGGATCGGCTGGCCCGGCTCCCCCCCGGCGTCCCGGTCGTCTCGGCCGACGCGGTCCAGGAGCGGCACGAGTCGGCCCACCAGTGGTGGTGCGTCGACCCGCTCGGCGGGAGCGCCGAGTTCCTGCAGCGGACGGGAGCGTTCACCGTCGACGTCGCCCTTATCGAACGAGGCCGGCCCGTCCTCGGCGTCGTGGTCGCCCCGGCGTGGGGACGCGCCTATGCCGCGGCGCGCGGGCGGGGCGCCCACCGCGTCGACGGCGACGGCCCGCCGGTACCCATCCGCATTCGCCACGCCGATCCGCGCCGGCTCACGGTCGCCGTGGGCTCGTCTTCAGAGCGACCGCCTGCCGCCGACCTGGCCCTCCGGCTCTACATGGGCGGCGTCCGCGTCACGTCGCGCCGCGCGGGCTCGTCCCTCCCGTTCTGCCTCGTCGCCGAGGGGGCGGCCGACCTCGCCCCCCGCGCGGCCCAGACGCCGGCCTGGGGCATGGCCGCGGCCCAGGCGATTCTGGAGGCGGCCGGTGGGCGGCTCACGGACCTCGCCGGCCGGCCCCTGGCGTACTCCATGTCGGCCCCGTCCGCCCCGGCCATCGTCGGGTCAGGCGATCCCGACCTCGACTGGCATCAGTACGTCTCGGCCCCCGTGCAGGCCACCTCTCTAGCTCCTCCCCCTCCCGTATGGGCGGCCTGA
- a CDS encoding WecB/TagA/CpsF family glycosyltransferase — protein MDLALSPSAPPPVSVPAPPSRRVLGARVDATSYDGATQLVMQWARERRSAYVCATSVHGVIEGSEDLSFRDVLNEADLNTPDGMPLVWALRRLGIPEASRVYGPILTLRLCAAAETAGTPIGLYGGTPESLEAFQAFLTRTFPRLRVAVAISPPFRPPTPEEDEADTAAIVASGARIVFVGIGCPKQERWCAAHRGRIPAVMVAVGAAFDFHAGRVRQAPPALQRAGLEWAFRLAVEPRRLWRRYARIVPRFVVRFGHQLARHQLRAA, from the coding sequence ATGGACCTGGCCCTCTCCCCCTCCGCTCCCCCTCCCGTGTCCGTCCCGGCGCCGCCGTCGAGGCGTGTCCTCGGGGCGCGCGTCGACGCGACGAGCTACGACGGCGCGACCCAACTCGTCATGCAGTGGGCGCGCGAGCGGCGCTCCGCGTACGTCTGCGCCACGAGCGTCCACGGCGTGATTGAGGGGAGCGAGGACCTCTCGTTCCGGGACGTCTTGAACGAGGCCGACCTCAACACGCCGGACGGGATGCCCCTCGTGTGGGCGCTCCGCCGGCTCGGCATTCCCGAAGCCAGCCGGGTCTACGGCCCCATCCTGACGCTCCGGCTCTGTGCCGCCGCCGAGACCGCCGGCACGCCGATCGGGCTCTACGGCGGGACGCCCGAGAGCCTCGAGGCGTTTCAGGCCTTCCTCACGCGGACCTTCCCTCGGCTCCGCGTCGCCGTCGCGATCTCGCCCCCGTTCCGCCCTCCGACACCGGAGGAGGACGAGGCCGACACGGCCGCTATCGTCGCGTCCGGCGCCCGGATCGTGTTCGTGGGGATCGGCTGCCCGAAGCAGGAGCGGTGGTGTGCCGCCCACCGCGGGCGGATTCCGGCCGTGATGGTCGCCGTCGGGGCCGCCTTCGACTTCCACGCCGGCCGCGTCCGGCAGGCCCCGCCGGCGCTCCAGCGCGCGGGGCTCGAGTGGGCCTTCCGCCTGGCCGTCGAGCCGCGCCGACTGTGGCGCCGCTACGCCCGGATCGTCCCCCGCTTCGTCGTCCGCTTCGGGCACCAGCTCGCGCGGCACCAGCTGCGCGCGGCGTAA
- a CDS encoding NAD-dependent epimerase/dehydratase family protein translates to MNERVLVTGAGGFIGHHLVTYLKNRGYWVRGVDLKHPEYEPTAADEFDILDLRRWDACLESLRPAPDGRKIDHVYALAADMGGMGFISANHSLILHNNVLINTHTIEAARKAGVERYFYTSSACVYPEHLQTEANVTPLRESDAYPAAPQDAYGWEKLFTELLCHYYAGDYGMETRTVRFHNVYGELGTWEGGREKAPAAMMRKVAYAKLLGGKEGAPGGPPTVEIWGDGEQTRSFMHVDDCCEGVYRLMMSDYREPLNLGRDRMVTINELCDIAAEAAGVDVVHEHIDGPQGVRGRNSDNTQLREILGWEPGIPLEEGVARTYEWIEGQLRAKLEAVGKLPSGDGALVDILPA, encoded by the coding sequence ATGAACGAACGCGTGCTCGTCACCGGGGCCGGTGGCTTCATCGGCCACCACCTCGTGACCTACCTCAAGAACCGTGGCTACTGGGTCCGCGGCGTCGACCTCAAGCACCCCGAGTACGAGCCGACGGCCGCCGACGAGTTTGACATCCTCGACCTCCGCCGCTGGGACGCCTGCCTGGAGTCGCTGCGCCCGGCGCCTGACGGACGCAAGATCGACCACGTCTACGCCCTCGCGGCCGACATGGGCGGGATGGGGTTCATCTCGGCCAACCACAGCCTGATCCTCCACAACAACGTCCTCATCAACACGCACACGATCGAGGCGGCGCGGAAGGCTGGCGTGGAGCGCTACTTCTACACGTCGAGCGCGTGCGTCTACCCGGAGCACCTCCAGACCGAGGCGAACGTGACGCCGCTGCGGGAGAGCGACGCGTACCCGGCCGCGCCGCAAGACGCCTACGGCTGGGAGAAGCTGTTCACCGAGCTCCTCTGCCACTACTACGCCGGCGACTACGGCATGGAGACGCGGACCGTCCGGTTCCACAACGTCTACGGTGAGTTGGGGACGTGGGAGGGCGGCCGGGAGAAGGCGCCGGCCGCGATGATGCGGAAGGTGGCCTACGCCAAGCTCCTCGGCGGCAAGGAGGGCGCCCCCGGCGGCCCGCCGACCGTCGAGATCTGGGGCGACGGCGAGCAGACGCGGTCGTTCATGCACGTCGACGACTGCTGCGAGGGGGTCTACCGGCTGATGATGAGCGACTATCGGGAGCCGCTGAACCTCGGCCGGGACCGGATGGTCACGATCAACGAGCTGTGCGACATCGCCGCCGAGGCGGCCGGTGTCGACGTGGTCCACGAGCACATCGACGGGCCCCAGGGGGTCCGTGGGCGGAACTCGGACAACACGCAGCTCCGTGAGATCCTTGGGTGGGAGCCGGGCATCCCACTTGAGGAAGGCGTCGCGCGGACGTACGAGTGGATTGAGGGCCAGCTCCGGGCCAAGCTCGAGGCGGTGGGGAAGCTGCCTTCAGGCGATGGCGCCCTCGTCGACATCTTACCCGCGTGA
- a CDS encoding tetratricopeptide repeat protein, with product MEQGRPGEALEAYERSLDLYPRRFNGLLGAARAARELGEPAAARAFYTELVESSADGSTREGLAEARAFLSASPH from the coding sequence ATGGAGCAGGGCCGACCCGGGGAGGCCCTCGAGGCATACGAGCGCTCGCTCGACCTCTACCCGCGCCGTTTTAACGGCCTGCTGGGTGCGGCGCGTGCGGCGCGTGAGCTCGGAGAGCCGGCCGCGGCGCGGGCGTTCTACACCGAGCTCGTGGAGAGCAGCGCCGACGGGTCCACACGAGAGGGGCTGGCCGAAGCTCGCGCCTTCCTCTCCGCCTCGCCCCACTGA
- a CDS encoding O-antigen ligase family protein, whose protein sequence is MPSATALALPSAPARTGDRYLVGLGWLLLAYALLGRGAAYLGVPPVYVGELAMGIGLITAGARLSLAARTPLVQLLVVFMLWGAACTAPYLSTYGVAALRDAALWGYGCFAIVVAALLLEDPERLRDVILRYRRFVVVFGALAWLVLAIKGQGLALPRVPGTDIAIVEVKSGDTLVHVAGAAAFLLVGLGRPRLVLIALLAVTPLLANRAGMLSCAVGVGIAVALTPFASKPARLVYLGLVALVALALFQPTVTLGDRTVSGDIVVEKIESIVAPEDTGRLSNTREWRLEWWSKIVGYTVGGPYFWAGKGYGVNLSVDDGFMSAAGESLRSPHNSHMTVLARSGVPGFLLWAALHLGWLASMLVHYARSRRAGDRTWMAVFAFLIAYWTALMVNASFDVVLESPMGAIWMWTLFGTGVAAMVIHTQRPEVLTATD, encoded by the coding sequence GTGCCCTCTGCCACCGCCCTCGCGCTCCCCTCCGCCCCGGCTCGCACCGGCGACCGTTACCTCGTCGGTCTGGGGTGGCTCCTCCTCGCCTACGCCCTCCTCGGGCGCGGGGCGGCCTACCTCGGCGTGCCGCCCGTCTACGTCGGCGAGCTGGCGATGGGGATCGGGCTGATCACGGCCGGCGCGCGCCTCAGTCTCGCCGCCCGGACCCCGCTGGTCCAACTCCTCGTCGTCTTTATGCTTTGGGGCGCCGCGTGTACCGCCCCCTACCTCTCGACGTACGGCGTCGCCGCCCTCCGGGACGCAGCGCTCTGGGGCTACGGGTGCTTCGCCATCGTCGTCGCGGCCCTGCTCCTCGAGGACCCCGAGCGGCTCCGGGACGTCATCCTTCGCTATCGCCGCTTCGTCGTCGTGTTCGGGGCGCTGGCGTGGCTCGTGCTCGCGATCAAAGGGCAGGGCCTCGCGCTGCCGCGCGTGCCCGGCACCGACATTGCGATCGTCGAGGTCAAGAGCGGCGACACGCTCGTCCACGTGGCGGGCGCGGCGGCCTTCCTGCTCGTCGGGCTGGGGCGCCCCCGCCTCGTCCTCATCGCGCTCCTCGCCGTCACGCCACTCCTCGCCAACCGGGCCGGGATGCTCTCGTGTGCCGTCGGCGTCGGCATCGCCGTGGCGCTCACCCCGTTCGCCAGCAAGCCCGCCCGGCTCGTCTACCTCGGTCTCGTCGCGCTCGTCGCGCTGGCCCTCTTCCAGCCGACGGTGACCCTCGGCGACCGGACCGTCTCAGGCGACATCGTGGTGGAAAAGATCGAGAGCATCGTCGCGCCCGAAGACACCGGGCGGCTCAGCAACACCCGCGAGTGGCGCCTCGAGTGGTGGTCGAAGATCGTTGGGTACACCGTCGGCGGGCCCTACTTCTGGGCCGGCAAGGGCTACGGCGTCAACCTGTCCGTCGACGACGGCTTCATGTCGGCGGCCGGCGAGTCGCTCCGGAGCCCGCACAACAGCCACATGACCGTGCTCGCGCGCAGCGGTGTGCCGGGCTTCCTGCTCTGGGCGGCCCTCCACCTCGGCTGGCTCGCCTCGATGCTCGTCCACTACGCCCGGAGCCGTCGCGCGGGCGACCGGACCTGGATGGCCGTCTTCGCCTTCCTCATCGCCTACTGGACCGCGCTCATGGTCAACGCCAGCTTCGACGTGGTCCTCGAGAGCCCGATGGGGGCGATCTGGATGTGGACCCTGTTCGGGACCGGCGTCGCGGCGATGGTCATCCACACGCAACGCCCCGAGGTCCTCACGGCGACCGACTGA